A stretch of Shinella zoogloeoides DNA encodes these proteins:
- a CDS encoding IS3 family transposase (programmed frameshift), protein MTRRPRRNHSPAFKAKVALAAIRGEQTLVELSQQFDVHANQIKQWKDQLLEGATGVFGDETKAEPTVPTVDVKTLHAKIGELTLENGFFVRCARQGGIAGRKEMIDREHKLSVVRQAKLLGFSRGSVYYLPRPVSDGDLTLMRRIDELHLDYPFAGSRMLQGLLRGEGLETGRLHVATLMKKMGIEAIYRRPNTSKPAPGHKIYPYLLRKLAVNRPNQVWAMDISYIPMARGFVYLCAVVVDWFSRKVLSWRLSITMEAAFCIEAVEEALARYGKPEIFNTDQGSQFTSVDFTAVLKKAEIAISMDGKGAWRDNVFVERLWRSIKYEEVYLHAYKTVSEARVGIGRYLTFYNTRRPHSSLDRQTPDKAYFNALAPMMVAA, encoded by the exons ATGACAAGACGACCGCGCCGGAACCATAGCCCGGCTTTCAAGGCGAAGGTGGCACTTGCCGCCATCCGAGGTGAGCAGACGCTGGTGGAATTGTCCCAGCAGTTCGATGTGCACGCCAACCAGATCAAACAGTGGAAAGACCAGCTCCTTGAGGGTGCGACGGGTGTGTTCGGCGATGAAACGAAGGCGGAGCCAACGGTTCCGACCGTCGATGTCAAAACGCTACACGCCAAGATCGGCGAACTGACACTGGAGAACG GATTTTTTGTCCGGTGCGCTCGGCAAGGCGGGATTGCTGGGCGGAAAGAAATGATCGACCGCGAGCACAAACTCTCCGTCGTACGCCAGGCGAAGCTTCTCGGCTTCAGCCGTGGCAGCGTCTATTATCTGCCTCGTCCAGTGTCCGACGGCGATCTGACCTTGATGCGGCGGATCGACGAACTGCACCTCGACTACCCGTTTGCCGGAAGCCGGATGTTGCAAGGGCTCTTGAGAGGAGAAGGGTTGGAGACCGGGCGGCTGCACGTCGCCACGCTGATGAAGAAGATGGGCATCGAGGCGATCTACCGTCGCCCGAACACCTCCAAACCAGCGCCAGGGCACAAGATTTATCCCTACCTCCTGCGCAAGCTGGCGGTCAACCGACCCAACCAGGTCTGGGCAATGGACATCAGTTATATTCCGATGGCGCGGGGCTTCGTTTATCTCTGCGCCGTTGTTGTCGACTGGTTCAGCCGGAAGGTCCTGTCGTGGCGGCTGTCGATCACGATGGAAGCGGCCTTCTGCATCGAAGCGGTCGAGGAGGCGCTCGCCCGCTATGGCAAGCCGGAAATCTTCAACACGGATCAGGGCTCGCAGTTTACCTCGGTGGACTTCACGGCGGTGCTGAAGAAAGCTGAGATCGCCATCTCAATGGATGGCAAGGGTGCATGGCGCGACAACGTCTTCGTAGAGCGGCTCTGGCGGTCGATCAAATACGAGGAGGTCTACCTCCACGCCTACAAGACGGTGTCTGAGGCCCGCGTCGGCATTGGCCGATATCTGACCTTTTACAATACCCGACGCCCACATTCATCCCTTGACCGGCAGACGCCGGATAAGGCCTACTTCAACGCGCTGGCACCCATGATGGTGGCGGCATAA
- a CDS encoding phospholipid-binding protein gives MRMLITGLISIAMISAASAENMRASFDWGPTKKCFDSKSPPIKLSGVPKGTIKLDIRMVDLNAVDYPHGGGKVAYTGENSLPYGAFRYKGPCPPSGKHKYRFTIKALDAKGKTLAKATADRMFP, from the coding sequence ATGAGAATGCTTATTACCGGGTTGATCTCGATTGCTATGATTTCTGCTGCTTCGGCAGAAAATATGAGGGCCTCGTTTGATTGGGGGCCGACAAAGAAATGCTTTGATTCCAAATCGCCGCCGATCAAGCTTTCCGGTGTTCCGAAGGGTACAATCAAGCTCGATATTCGTATGGTCGATCTGAATGCGGTCGACTACCCGCACGGTGGAGGCAAGGTTGCTTATACCGGCGAGAACTCTCTGCCCTATGGAGCCTTCCGATATAAGGGGCCGTGCCCTCCGTCCGGTAAGCATAAGTATCGCTTCACCATCAAGGCACTCGATGCAAAGGGCAAAACGCTTGCGAAGGCTACAGCCGACCGCATGTTCCCATAA
- a CDS encoding transporter substrate-binding domain-containing protein: protein MRKFVATLALAALVAGSAHAADLGGKLLKVGSDTTSPPMESVDPATGQIVGFDVDVVNAICAKINCQAEFVTTGWDGIFAALDQGSFDLVASGVSITDERKKAMDFSDPYIINSQAVLTRAEDQGITLDKFKAEGRKLSAQANTTDAQVAEGVVGKENVAAYDSFSAAIIALKNKDVDGVVINGANAAAYEREFAGELVASIKDLESDPLGLVFRKGDENVAAFNEGLKAIKDDGTLDKLVAKYWGLK, encoded by the coding sequence ATGAGGAAATTCGTTGCAACGCTCGCGCTTGCCGCACTGGTAGCCGGTAGTGCCCATGCGGCCGATCTCGGCGGCAAGCTCCTGAAGGTCGGGTCCGACACGACCTCGCCGCCGATGGAGAGCGTCGATCCGGCGACCGGCCAGATCGTCGGTTTCGACGTCGATGTGGTCAACGCCATCTGCGCCAAGATCAATTGCCAGGCCGAGTTCGTCACGACCGGCTGGGACGGCATCTTCGCCGCGCTCGACCAGGGCAGCTTCGATCTCGTCGCCTCGGGCGTGTCGATCACCGACGAGCGCAAGAAGGCGATGGACTTCTCCGACCCCTATATCATCAACAGCCAGGCCGTGCTGACGCGCGCCGAGGACCAGGGCATCACGCTCGACAAGTTCAAGGCCGAGGGCCGCAAGCTCTCCGCCCAGGCCAACACGACGGATGCGCAGGTCGCCGAAGGCGTGGTCGGCAAGGAAAACGTCGCCGCCTATGACAGCTTCAGCGCCGCCATCATCGCGCTCAAGAACAAGGACGTCGACGGTGTCGTGATCAACGGCGCGAACGCCGCCGCCTATGAGCGCGAATTTGCCGGCGAACTGGTCGCCTCCATCAAGGATCTGGAATCCGATCCGCTCGGCCTCGTCTTCCGCAAGGGCGACGAGAATGTCGCCGCCTTCAACGAGGGCCTTAAGGCCATCAAGGACGACGGCACGCTCGACAAGCTGGTCGCCAAGTACTGGGGCCTCAAGTAA
- a CDS encoding amino acid ABC transporter permease: MSFVRSVRPSNLVILAALPFIVYLFASSGDYQRALRAILGIEPGSGAYVPGFLLLTLAFSAGLGVLFLSRAKAARPRLTIAAGLVAFVATAAILAGDLVHPFIASVVANGVDPFKSDLVVKGVTPRQLTEAADLMVRGVEGWLWPAYAVLLAAGLGLLFAGSRAAVPAESPAYRAGSWITGLVNGAGLAFVLLFAYLAFASGLATTIRAAIAAYILAAILGLVWVGLLKLRYTRRNLVVFAALTAVFAMLSAWFLLQPKDGYVLAGTLEGKVGIVTNTPSGLISAVRFGQYEGGPTTETAVRTFVTPQQAIEAIGKQEDVSGALLPAATVPADWPRLWQVEALNDRDRATGITLAVIAIILGLLTFGGFLHRRHPLSIGSEFVVDTIRGIPMLVIVLYVGLPLSGALKDATTGVFDPPNLMRGIVAMALAYSAYLAEIFRSGINAIPAGQIEAAGSLGLNRWQTARLVILPQAFRIVIPPLGNELIAILKDTSLLSILSIRDITQRMREFQSASFLPFAPYNSAAILYILLTLAAASLISLVEKKYDVKHR, from the coding sequence ATGTCGTTCGTCAGAAGCGTGAGGCCCAGCAACCTGGTGATCCTCGCCGCACTGCCCTTCATCGTCTATCTCTTTGCCTCCTCGGGCGACTACCAGCGCGCGCTGCGCGCCATCCTCGGCATCGAGCCGGGTTCGGGCGCCTATGTGCCGGGCTTCCTGCTGCTGACCCTCGCCTTTTCCGCCGGTCTCGGCGTGCTCTTTCTCTCGCGGGCGAAGGCCGCGCGGCCGCGCCTGACGATCGCAGCGGGCCTCGTCGCCTTCGTCGCGACGGCCGCCATTCTGGCCGGCGACCTCGTTCATCCCTTCATCGCTTCCGTGGTGGCGAACGGCGTCGATCCGTTCAAGTCCGATCTCGTGGTCAAGGGCGTCACGCCCCGCCAGTTGACGGAGGCTGCCGACCTCATGGTGCGCGGCGTCGAGGGCTGGCTGTGGCCGGCCTATGCGGTGCTGCTTGCCGCCGGCCTCGGCCTTCTCTTTGCCGGCAGCCGCGCGGCCGTGCCGGCGGAAAGCCCGGCCTATCGGGCCGGATCGTGGATCACCGGCCTCGTCAACGGCGCGGGCCTCGCCTTCGTGCTGCTCTTTGCCTATCTCGCCTTCGCCTCCGGCCTTGCCACGACCATTCGCGCCGCCATCGCCGCCTATATCCTGGCGGCCATCCTCGGCCTTGTCTGGGTCGGTCTCCTGAAGCTGCGTTACACGCGCCGCAACCTCGTCGTCTTCGCGGCGCTGACGGCCGTCTTCGCCATGCTCTCCGCCTGGTTCCTGCTGCAGCCGAAGGACGGCTACGTGCTGGCCGGCACGCTGGAGGGTAAGGTCGGCATTGTCACCAACACGCCGTCCGGCCTCATCAGCGCCGTGCGCTTCGGCCAGTACGAGGGCGGCCCGACGACCGAGACGGCGGTGCGCACCTTCGTCACGCCGCAGCAGGCCATCGAGGCCATCGGCAAACAGGAAGACGTCAGCGGCGCGCTGCTTCCGGCCGCCACCGTGCCCGCCGACTGGCCGCGCCTGTGGCAGGTGGAGGCGCTCAACGACCGTGACCGGGCCACCGGCATCACGCTCGCCGTCATCGCCATCATCCTCGGCCTGCTCACCTTCGGTGGCTTCCTGCACCGCCGCCATCCGCTGTCCATCGGCTCGGAATTCGTCGTCGACACGATCCGCGGCATCCCCATGCTCGTCATCGTGCTCTATGTCGGCCTGCCGTTGTCGGGCGCGCTGAAGGATGCGACGACCGGCGTCTTCGATCCGCCGAACCTGATGCGCGGCATCGTCGCCATGGCGCTCGCCTATTCGGCCTATCTGGCGGAGATCTTCCGCTCCGGCATCAACGCCATTCCCGCCGGCCAGATCGAGGCGGCGGGCAGCCTCGGGCTGAATCGCTGGCAGACCGCGCGGCTCGTCATCCTGCCGCAGGCTTTCCGCATCGTCATCCCGCCGCTCGGCAACGAACTGATCGCCATCCTCAAGGACACCTCGCTGCTCTCCATCCTGTCGATCCGCGACATCACGCAGCGCATGCGCGAGTTCCAGTCGGCGAGCTTCCTGCCTTTCGCACCCTATAATTCGGCGGCGATCCTCTACATCCTGCTGACGCTCGCGGCCGCCAGCCTCATCAGCCTCGTCGAGAAGAAATATGACGTCAAGCACCGCTGA
- a CDS encoding SDR family oxidoreductase: MTSSTADRGTVLVTGASRGLGRALAELYAVAGCRVIACMRQAMPGAEALDVADAGSIAALAERLKGQPIDIVVNNAAVRGDTGGLDTLETGDFLEVMRVNALAPLLLARALRPNLLAGGRRVLVNIGSRAGSLAEGTIDDEDGDYAYRCSKAALNMATVKLAQDFRRDGIAVISLHPGWVRTDMGGLEAAVDVAESAAGLKALIDATTLAETGSFRAYDGRTVAW; the protein is encoded by the coding sequence ATGACGTCAAGCACCGCTGACCGGGGCACGGTCCTCGTCACCGGCGCCTCGCGCGGCCTCGGCCGGGCGCTCGCCGAACTCTATGCGGTTGCGGGCTGTCGCGTCATCGCCTGCATGCGGCAGGCGATGCCCGGGGCGGAGGCGCTCGACGTCGCTGATGCCGGGTCGATCGCCGCGCTTGCAGAACGGCTGAAGGGCCAGCCGATCGATATCGTCGTCAACAATGCGGCGGTCCGCGGCGATACCGGCGGTCTCGATACGCTGGAGACGGGCGACTTCCTCGAGGTCATGCGCGTCAATGCGCTCGCCCCGCTGCTTCTTGCCCGCGCGCTCCGGCCCAATCTTCTCGCCGGCGGGCGCAGGGTGCTCGTCAATATCGGCAGCCGCGCCGGCTCGCTGGCCGAAGGCACGATAGACGACGAGGATGGCGATTATGCCTATCGCTGCTCCAAGGCGGCGCTCAACATGGCGACGGTCAAGCTGGCGCAGGATTTCCGCCGCGACGGCATCGCCGTGATCTCGCTGCATCCCGGCTGGGTGCGCACGGATATGGGCGGCTTGGAAGCCGCCGTGGACGTGGCGGAAAGCGCGGCGGGTCTCAAGGCCCTGATCGATGCGACGACGCTGGCCGAGACTGGAAGCTTCCGGGCCTACGACGGCCGGACGGTCGCCTGGTAG
- a CDS encoding beta-galactosidase: protein MHHPLPHRNRFDAGSKAPGMLELGVCYYPEQWPREKWEEDARRMVELGLAWVRIGEFSWSHIEPQSGVFQWEWMDEAIEVLGRAGLKVILGTPTAAPPKWLVDRYPDILPVDARGVVRKFGARRHYCFSSRRYRVEAARITEAMARRYGENPFVHAWQTDNEYGDHDTIHSYSDEATRAFREWLAARYGTVEAMNAAWGTQFWSMHYNGFEEVDLPNNLVEEPTPTHLVDYYRFSSDQVKSFNRAQVDILRRHSPGRPVTHNFMNQNTDFDHYKVGEDIDIASWDVYPMGGLINGRLSDADKARYLRVGDPDQTAFNHDLYRAVGRGRVWVMEQQPGPVNWAAHNQSPADGMVRLWTWLAYAHGVDMVAYFRWRQAPFAQEQFHAGLLLPNSEADQGYREVAEVVKEMACLPEGATREKAAVAVVLDYESRFATRALPQGRGYSASAVALDWYSAVSRLGVDVDIIGQHSDLSGYKLVLAPDLVIPDADFVARLKASGAKALFGPRSGSKTRDMHIPADLPPGPLADLLDFRVTRVESLPAYHEEPVLYGNASHPVTGWRELIRTSESVLATFEGTHRTGSPAVIGNERARYVGTLPQGEFLMRLVGDALGWAGVAGLPDLGDLRLARRGRLHFAFNYGSAVATVPASASAAFLVGGRELAPVDVAIWTEDGR from the coding sequence GTGCATCATCCTCTCCCCCACCGGAACCGCTTCGACGCCGGCAGCAAGGCTCCCGGCATGCTGGAGCTTGGTGTCTGCTATTATCCGGAACAGTGGCCGCGCGAAAAATGGGAAGAGGACGCCCGCCGCATGGTGGAGCTCGGCCTTGCCTGGGTGCGCATCGGCGAATTCTCCTGGTCGCATATCGAGCCACAATCCGGCGTCTTCCAGTGGGAATGGATGGACGAGGCGATCGAGGTGCTCGGCCGTGCCGGCCTCAAGGTCATCCTCGGTACGCCCACGGCCGCGCCGCCGAAGTGGCTGGTCGACCGCTACCCGGATATCCTGCCGGTCGATGCGCGCGGCGTCGTGCGCAAGTTCGGTGCGCGCCGTCACTACTGCTTCTCCAGCCGCCGCTACCGGGTGGAGGCCGCACGCATCACCGAGGCCATGGCGCGCCGCTACGGAGAGAACCCCTTCGTGCACGCCTGGCAGACGGACAACGAATACGGCGACCACGACACGATCCATAGCTATTCCGATGAGGCGACGCGTGCCTTCCGCGAATGGCTTGCCGCCCGCTACGGCACGGTCGAGGCGATGAACGCGGCCTGGGGCACGCAGTTCTGGAGCATGCACTACAACGGTTTCGAGGAGGTGGACCTGCCGAACAACCTGGTCGAGGAGCCGACCCCCACCCATCTCGTCGACTACTACCGCTTCTCCTCGGATCAGGTGAAGAGCTTCAACAGGGCGCAGGTGGACATTCTCCGCCGGCATTCGCCCGGCCGCCCGGTCACGCATAACTTCATGAACCAGAATACCGACTTCGACCACTACAAGGTCGGAGAGGATATCGATATCGCCTCCTGGGACGTCTATCCGATGGGCGGCCTCATCAACGGCCGCCTTAGCGACGCCGACAAGGCGCGCTACCTGCGCGTCGGCGATCCGGACCAGACTGCCTTCAACCACGATCTCTACCGCGCCGTCGGGCGCGGTCGCGTCTGGGTCATGGAGCAGCAGCCGGGACCGGTGAACTGGGCCGCTCACAACCAGTCGCCCGCCGACGGCATGGTGCGCCTGTGGACCTGGCTTGCCTATGCGCACGGGGTCGACATGGTCGCCTATTTCCGCTGGCGGCAGGCGCCTTTCGCGCAGGAGCAGTTCCATGCGGGCCTGCTGCTGCCGAACAGCGAGGCGGACCAGGGCTACCGCGAAGTTGCCGAGGTCGTGAAGGAAATGGCGTGCCTGCCGGAAGGCGCGACCCGTGAGAAGGCCGCGGTCGCCGTCGTGCTCGACTATGAATCACGCTTTGCCACCCGCGCCCTGCCGCAAGGCCGGGGTTATTCCGCTTCCGCCGTCGCGCTTGACTGGTATTCGGCTGTCTCCCGCCTCGGCGTGGACGTCGATATCATCGGCCAGCATTCGGACCTTTCCGGCTACAAGCTGGTGCTCGCGCCCGATCTCGTCATCCCGGATGCGGATTTCGTCGCACGGTTGAAGGCCTCGGGCGCCAAGGCGCTGTTCGGCCCGCGCAGCGGCAGCAAGACGCGGGACATGCACATTCCCGCCGACCTGCCGCCCGGGCCGCTTGCCGATCTTCTCGATTTTCGCGTGACACGGGTGGAATCCCTGCCGGCCTATCACGAAGAGCCGGTACTCTACGGCAATGCCAGCCATCCGGTCACCGGCTGGCGGGAGTTGATCCGTACCAGCGAGAGCGTGCTTGCGACCTTCGAAGGCACGCACCGCACCGGCTCGCCGGCGGTGATCGGCAACGAGCGTGCGCGCTATGTCGGCACGCTGCCGCAGGGCGAGTTCCTGATGCGACTGGTAGGCGATGCGCTTGGCTGGGCCGGCGTTGCGGGTCTGCCCGATCTTGGCGACCTGCGGCTTGCCCGTCGCGGCCGGCTGCATTTCGCCTTCAACTACGGCAGTGCCGTCGCCACCGTACCGGCTTCCGCCTCCGCCGCCTTCCTTGTCGGCGGCAGGGAGCTTGCGCCGGTGGACGTTGCGATCTGGACGGAAGACGGCCGTTGA
- a CDS encoding glycosyltransferase family 2 protein, with translation MRLAEYPDDIAFATAIGIAQVPPPLSAEADRVPEGLMREAQLFRRLGLSKPLISAMLVRAGRNGTSLETELLTSGALSPDIYYEALAELLGLPFAAELDPAELEDLPGVDTQLAAPTAVRLRPHGRAPLAAIVPRADRLDEIGERLRLSPSLSTTMVVTTPAAMRAALWQAGHDRRLREAVDQLFSTAPEASARITLWGRQGFYLGTALTLVFMLLVTVPWIILRILHVTFGLFFFATVAVRIYALLTKWREKRRPRPMLPVGRRPVYSVFVALYREAAVVPQLVATLDRLEWPAACLDIKLICEADDQETLDALAAAPLGPQYEVIRVPPAQPRTKPKALTYALGAARGEYLVIYDAEDRIDPMQLEEAWRTFESGPADLACLQAPLIVTNAREGWLSALFAVEYAGLFRALLPFLAGIRMPMPLGGTSNHFRTRVLQAVGGWDPYNVTEDADLGLRLFRRGYRCGVLTRPTYEEAPTEIDAWLGQRTRWFKGWLQTWLVLMREPARLVRDIGLAPSLVFQLLVGGLILSSLAHPLLLAYIGVISWRLIVHEAAIGTFDLALFALDFISIAGSYLAFILLGRIGMTFRERLAVGPRWLLTPFYWMLISLAAWRAVHELHSKPFFWNKTAHRPARSRVQHETATDAA, from the coding sequence GTGCGACTGGCAGAATATCCCGACGACATCGCTTTCGCCACTGCAATCGGCATTGCACAAGTGCCGCCGCCCTTGTCCGCGGAGGCGGATCGGGTCCCCGAAGGGCTGATGCGGGAAGCACAGCTCTTCCGCCGCCTCGGCCTTTCCAAGCCGCTCATTTCCGCCATGCTGGTGCGCGCCGGACGGAACGGCACATCGCTGGAAACGGAACTGCTCACCAGCGGCGCGCTCTCGCCCGACATCTATTACGAGGCGCTCGCGGAGCTGCTCGGCCTGCCCTTTGCCGCCGAACTCGATCCGGCGGAGCTGGAGGATCTTCCCGGGGTCGACACACAGCTCGCCGCGCCGACGGCCGTCCGGCTGCGTCCGCACGGCCGCGCGCCACTGGCGGCCATCGTACCGCGCGCGGATCGGCTCGACGAGATCGGTGAGCGACTGCGCCTCTCTCCCTCGCTCAGCACCACAATGGTCGTGACAACGCCCGCGGCCATGCGCGCCGCGCTGTGGCAGGCGGGCCACGACCGGCGGCTGCGCGAGGCGGTCGACCAGCTTTTCAGCACCGCACCCGAGGCCAGCGCCCGCATCACCCTCTGGGGACGGCAAGGCTTCTATCTCGGCACCGCTCTCACGCTCGTCTTCATGCTGCTCGTGACGGTGCCGTGGATCATCCTGCGCATCCTGCACGTCACCTTCGGCCTGTTTTTCTTCGCGACAGTGGCGGTGCGCATCTATGCGCTGCTGACAAAATGGCGGGAGAAGCGACGGCCTCGCCCGATGCTGCCGGTCGGACGGCGGCCGGTCTATTCGGTCTTCGTCGCGCTTTACCGCGAGGCCGCGGTGGTGCCGCAGCTTGTTGCCACGCTGGATCGGCTCGAATGGCCGGCGGCCTGCCTCGATATCAAGCTGATCTGCGAGGCGGACGACCAGGAAACCCTCGATGCGCTGGCAGCCGCCCCGCTCGGCCCGCAATATGAAGTGATCCGCGTTCCACCCGCCCAGCCGCGCACCAAGCCGAAGGCATTGACCTATGCGCTCGGCGCAGCCCGGGGCGAATACCTGGTGATCTACGATGCGGAGGACCGGATCGACCCCATGCAGCTTGAAGAGGCCTGGCGGACATTCGAATCCGGGCCGGCCGATCTCGCCTGCCTGCAAGCGCCGCTGATCGTCACCAATGCCCGGGAAGGCTGGCTGAGCGCCCTCTTCGCGGTCGAATATGCCGGCCTGTTCCGCGCCCTGCTACCCTTCCTTGCGGGCATTCGCATGCCGATGCCGCTCGGCGGCACGTCCAACCATTTTCGCACGCGGGTCCTGCAGGCCGTGGGCGGCTGGGATCCCTACAATGTCACCGAGGATGCCGATCTCGGCCTCCGGCTCTTCCGGCGCGGCTACCGCTGCGGCGTCCTCACCCGGCCGACCTACGAGGAGGCCCCGACGGAGATCGACGCATGGCTCGGCCAGCGCACCCGCTGGTTCAAGGGCTGGCTGCAGACCTGGCTGGTGCTGATGCGCGAACCTGCCCGGCTCGTCCGGGACATAGGCCTCGCGCCGAGCCTCGTCTTCCAGCTTCTGGTGGGCGGCCTCATCCTCTCCTCGCTGGCACACCCGCTTCTTCTTGCCTATATCGGCGTCATATCCTGGCGTCTCATCGTCCATGAGGCCGCCATCGGCACGTTCGACCTGGCGCTGTTCGCACTCGACTTCATAAGCATCGCCGGGAGCTATCTCGCCTTCATTCTGCTGGGACGCATCGGCATGACATTCCGCGAGCGGCTTGCGGTGGGGCCGCGCTGGCTGCTGACGCCCTTCTACTGGATGCTCATCTCGCTGGCGGCCTGGCGCGCGGTGCACGAGCTGCACAGCAAGCCGTTCTTCTGGAACAAGACCGCCCATCGTCCGGCGCGAAGTCGCGTGCAGCACGAAACGGCGACGGACGCCGCGTAG
- a CDS encoding transporter substrate-binding domain-containing protein, producing the protein MRHSRIAPLKFRGLLALLLLMAGATAPAAVAQDRKAVDLPILFDTRERIAKPDLAGIVRLRFLTTVDFPPFNFIDQTGKLAGFHVDLVREICRELALTEKCQIQAVTFPELEKALTDGNGEAVAAGVAVTTELRQRFAFSRPFMRLPARFAVAKKAAPAGETAAALDGKTVGVVAASAHEAMLKAFFPRVRAEAFADRAALLAALKDGKVAAIFGDGMQLAFWTSGSESAGCCRLFDGPYLSERFLGEGMTIMLRKEDAVLAGAIDHALLALSRNGRLQEIYLRYFPVNLYGG; encoded by the coding sequence ATGCGGCATAGCAGAATTGCACCCCTGAAATTCCGCGGGCTTCTCGCGCTCCTCCTGCTCATGGCCGGGGCTACTGCTCCTGCCGCCGTGGCGCAGGATCGCAAGGCGGTTGACCTGCCCATTCTCTTCGATACGCGCGAGCGTATCGCCAAGCCCGACCTTGCCGGCATCGTGCGCCTGCGCTTCCTGACGACGGTGGATTTCCCGCCGTTCAATTTCATCGACCAGACAGGCAAGCTCGCCGGCTTCCATGTCGATCTCGTGCGCGAGATCTGCCGTGAGCTAGCGCTGACGGAAAAATGCCAGATCCAGGCCGTCACCTTCCCGGAGCTGGAAAAGGCGCTCACCGACGGCAATGGCGAGGCGGTCGCCGCCGGCGTCGCGGTTACGACGGAGCTGCGCCAGCGCTTTGCCTTCTCGCGTCCCTTCATGCGTCTGCCGGCCCGGTTCGCGGTGGCGAAGAAGGCCGCGCCTGCCGGCGAGACGGCGGCGGCGCTCGACGGCAAGACGGTGGGCGTCGTTGCGGCAAGCGCCCATGAGGCGATGCTGAAGGCCTTCTTCCCACGTGTGCGGGCGGAGGCCTTCGCGGACCGGGCGGCGCTGCTTGCCGCGCTGAAGGATGGCAAGGTGGCGGCGATCTTCGGCGATGGCATGCAGCTCGCCTTCTGGACCAGCGGATCCGAATCGGCCGGCTGCTGCCGCCTGTTCGACGGTCCTTACCTTTCGGAGCGGTTCCTCGGTGAAGGCATGACGATCATGCTGCGCAAGGAGGATGCCGTGCTGGCCGGGGCCATCGACCATGCGCTCCTGGCGCTTTCGCGCAACGGTCGCCTCCAGGAGATTTACCTGCGCTACTTCCCGGTCAATCTTTACGGCGGCTGA
- a CDS encoding S24 family peptidase has protein sequence MFSHDRIWAAIDALAERHRLSPSGLARRAGLDPTSFNKSKRQGVDGRQRWPSTESIAKVLDATGASIDEFFTLSDSTRDAGLPQGAFPPQAGTIPLLGFAQAGAGGFFDDGGFPAGQGWDVVEFPAPPDRRAGVYALEVQGDSMLPLYRDGDVLIVEPGAPVRRGDRVVVKTREGEVMAKVLHRQRPRAIELVSLNPEHPNRNFDIDEIDWIARIIWASQ, from the coding sequence ATGTTCTCCCACGACCGGATATGGGCGGCGATCGACGCCCTCGCCGAGCGCCACCGGCTTTCCCCGTCCGGCCTTGCCCGCCGCGCCGGTCTCGATCCCACGTCCTTCAACAAATCCAAGCGGCAGGGCGTCGACGGCCGCCAGCGCTGGCCCTCGACGGAATCCATCGCCAAGGTGCTCGACGCAACCGGCGCGTCGATCGACGAGTTCTTCACCCTGTCGGATTCCACCCGCGACGCCGGCCTGCCGCAGGGCGCCTTTCCGCCGCAGGCGGGCACCATCCCCCTGCTCGGTTTCGCCCAGGCGGGCGCCGGCGGCTTCTTCGACGACGGCGGCTTTCCCGCCGGCCAGGGCTGGGACGTGGTGGAGTTTCCCGCCCCACCCGACCGCAGGGCCGGCGTCTACGCGCTCGAAGTGCAGGGCGACAGCATGCTGCCGCTCTACCGCGACGGCGACGTCCTGATCGTCGAGCCGGGCGCGCCGGTGCGCCGCGGCGACCGCGTCGTCGTCAAGACGCGGGAGGGCGAGGTCATGGCCAAGGTGCTGCACCGCCAGCGGCCGCGCGCGATCGAGCTTGTCTCGCTCAATCCTGAGCACCCCAACCGCAATTTCGATATCGACGAAATCGACTGGATCGCCCGCATAATCTGGGCAAGTCAGTAA